A genome region from Prochlorococcus marinus CUG1417 includes the following:
- the aspS gene encoding aspartate--tRNA ligase, giving the protein MRNKICKELNNTDIGKLVNLCGWVDRRRDHGGVIFIDLRDHSGFLQITINPDDGADLFKQAETLRNETVIMVSGIINERPKDSINTNLSTGELELKVKDLQVLNQIKNNLPFPVSIHDYENTKEELRLKYRYLDLRRGKLLENLKTRHKIIKVAREYLDNFGFTEVETPLLTKSTPEGARDFLVPARLSNGEFFALPQSPQLFKQLLMVGGLDKYYQIAKCFRDEDLRADRQPEFTQLDIEMSFISEEEIISFNESLIKKIWKEVLNINLNNAFPRMSWQAAMDNYGTDRPDTRYQMLLKDLGRVLGDIGFNIFTKAIKSGGYIKSITVKGGNSSISNVRIKPGGDIFQVAQDAGAGGLAFIRVKGDELETIGAIKNNLSEEHIADILKITEAKDGDLILLGAGDKQIVNQSLDRVRQYIAKDLHLIDKSKWNFLWVTDFPMFERNEDENRYEALHHPFCSPKNIKSKDSENLKKEIENSTANAYDLVLNGLELGGGSLRIHEANLQREVLKTVGLTDKEIDEKFGFLIEALEMGAPPHGGIAFGLDRITMLIIGADSIRETIAFPKNQQAKCLLTNAPSNVSESQLKELDIEITIDE; this is encoded by the coding sequence ATGAGAAACAAAATTTGCAAAGAACTCAATAATACAGATATTGGTAAATTAGTTAATTTGTGCGGATGGGTAGATAGAAGAAGAGATCATGGTGGTGTAATTTTTATTGATTTAAGAGACCATAGTGGATTCCTACAAATAACAATTAACCCTGATGATGGTGCAGATCTATTTAAACAAGCAGAAACTCTAAGAAATGAAACAGTAATAATGGTTAGCGGAATTATTAATGAAAGGCCCAAAGATTCCATAAATACAAATTTAAGTACTGGAGAGTTGGAGCTTAAGGTTAAAGATTTGCAAGTTCTCAACCAAATTAAAAACAACTTACCTTTTCCCGTGTCTATACATGATTATGAAAATACAAAAGAGGAACTCAGATTAAAATATAGATACCTTGATTTAAGAAGGGGAAAATTACTAGAAAATTTAAAAACAAGACATAAGATTATTAAAGTTGCTAGAGAATATCTTGATAATTTTGGATTTACAGAAGTAGAGACCCCATTACTTACAAAGTCAACTCCTGAAGGCGCTCGCGATTTTCTTGTTCCTGCACGTCTTTCAAATGGAGAATTTTTTGCTTTACCTCAATCTCCACAACTATTTAAACAACTTTTAATGGTTGGGGGCTTAGATAAGTATTATCAAATCGCAAAATGTTTCCGTGATGAAGACTTAAGGGCAGATAGACAGCCAGAGTTTACTCAATTAGATATTGAGATGAGCTTTATTAGTGAAGAAGAAATAATTTCTTTTAATGAAAGTCTCATAAAAAAAATATGGAAAGAAGTTTTAAATATTAATTTAAATAATGCTTTTCCAAGAATGTCATGGCAGGCAGCAATGGATAATTACGGCACTGATAGACCAGATACTAGATATCAAATGTTATTAAAAGATTTAGGAAGAGTATTAGGTGATATTGGATTTAATATTTTCACCAAGGCAATTAAGTCTGGAGGTTATATAAAATCCATAACAGTCAAAGGAGGCAATTCAAGTATTAGCAACGTAAGAATTAAACCAGGAGGTGACATCTTCCAAGTAGCTCAAGATGCAGGAGCTGGTGGTTTGGCCTTTATAAGGGTCAAAGGAGATGAGCTTGAGACTATTGGGGCAATTAAAAATAATTTAAGTGAAGAGCATATAGCTGATATTTTAAAAATCACAGAAGCAAAAGATGGAGACTTAATCCTCTTAGGAGCTGGAGATAAACAAATTGTCAATCAGTCATTAGATAGGGTTAGACAATATATCGCAAAAGACTTACATCTTATTGATAAAAGTAAATGGAATTTCTTATGGGTAACTGACTTCCCGATGTTTGAGAGAAATGAAGATGAAAATAGATATGAAGCTTTACATCATCCTTTTTGTTCTCCAAAAAATATAAAATCCAAAGATTCTGAAAACTTGAAAAAAGAAATTGAGAACTCTACCGCAAATGCTTATGACTTAGTTCTCAATGGCTTGGAGTTAGGAGGTGGCTCTTTACGTATTCATGAAGCAAACTTACAAAGAGAGGTTCTGAAAACGGTTGGACTCACTGACAAAGAGATTGATGAAAAATTTGGATTTTTAATAGAAGCTTTAGAAATGGGTGCTCCTCCTCATGGTGGAATAGCGTTTGGATTGGATCGTATTACCATGCTGATCATTGGTGCAGATTCAATCAGAGAAACCATTGCTTTTCCAAAAAATCAACAAGCAAAATGTCTTCTCACAAATGCACCTTCAAATGTCTCTGAATCACAATTAAAAGAATTAGATATTGAAATAACAATTGATGAATAA
- the gcvT gene encoding glycine cleavage system aminomethyltransferase GcvT, with protein sequence MDLLKSPLYSKYVESNAKLVDFVGWEMPISFSGLIKEHESVRSSAGLFDISHMGVISIKGINPKDYIQKLFPTNLYSFSEGQGLYTVMLNDKGGIIDDLIIYDLGIQENDISELLLIVNASRYEVDFQWIKNNLNMYEISITNFKKDKVLLALQGKNSFDLFEEWIESSISHIPNFGCEYKIFEHISPKEKIFFSKTGYTGENGLEILLSKKAAINLWDFSISKNVAPCGLGARDTLRLEAGMHLYGQDINEKTSPYEAGLGWLVHLENNHEFFGRKFLEEQSRLGIQKKLVGLSIEGKAIGRKGCAVFKGEENIGTITSGSWSPTKQQAIAFAYINTSHALISNEVQILIRGKKFKGVITKRAFYKKNY encoded by the coding sequence ATGGATTTGCTAAAAAGTCCTCTTTATTCAAAATATGTTGAATCCAATGCAAAATTAGTGGATTTTGTAGGTTGGGAAATGCCCATATCATTTTCAGGATTAATTAAAGAGCATGAATCAGTTAGATCTTCAGCAGGATTATTTGATATTTCTCACATGGGTGTTATTTCTATAAAGGGAATCAATCCAAAGGATTATATTCAAAAACTTTTTCCTACTAATTTATACTCCTTTTCTGAAGGTCAGGGACTTTATACAGTAATGCTCAATGATAAAGGCGGAATAATAGATGACTTAATAATTTATGACCTTGGTATACAAGAAAATGACATATCAGAATTATTATTAATAGTTAATGCAAGTAGATATGAAGTAGATTTTCAGTGGATAAAAAATAATTTAAATATGTATGAAATTTCGATAACAAACTTTAAAAAAGACAAAGTACTTTTAGCACTACAGGGAAAAAACTCATTCGATTTATTTGAAGAATGGATTGAATCTTCGATCTCACATATCCCTAACTTTGGATGCGAATATAAAATTTTTGAACATATTTCGCCAAAAGAAAAAATTTTCTTTTCAAAGACAGGTTATACGGGGGAAAATGGTCTAGAAATACTTTTATCTAAAAAAGCTGCAATTAATTTATGGGATTTCTCAATTTCCAAAAATGTTGCCCCTTGTGGTTTAGGAGCTAGAGATACGCTTAGACTTGAAGCAGGCATGCATCTTTATGGTCAAGACATAAATGAAAAAACTTCTCCATATGAAGCAGGTTTAGGCTGGCTAGTACATCTAGAAAATAATCACGAATTCTTTGGAAGAAAATTTCTTGAAGAGCAGTCAAGATTAGGTATTCAAAAAAAGTTAGTTGGTCTCTCTATAGAAGGTAAAGCGATAGGAAGAAAAGGTTGCGCAGTTTTTAAAGGTGAAGAAAATATTGGGACTATCACAAGCGGGAGTTGGTCTCCAACTAAACAACAAGCTATAGCTTTTGCATACATCAATACTTCACATGCCTTAATAAGTAATGAAGTTCAAATATTAATAAGAGGCAAAAAATTCAAAGGGGTAATAACAAAGAGAGCGTTTTATAAAAAAAATTATTAA
- the speE gene encoding polyamine aminopropyltransferase — translation MTNITTWIDEYHKGSRFGLNGKILIKKTSKYQEIIVIENEYYGKALMLDGCWMTSLKDEKYYHECLVHPALSSIDEKSNVLIIGGGDGGTVRECVKYSQISKIDLVEIDEEVIKISKKFLKEIGGEAWNDKRLEIHVDDGVKWVKKTRDNVYDVIFIDCSDPSEFSNLLFSDSFYKECKRILSPSGILATQSESPESFQNIHINILKTIKNIFKVSETMYSFVPIYPSGIWSWTFASSKNLNLSKQNYDEILKIEKGCEIWNLNFQNAAFKMMPNKIVKELDS, via the coding sequence ATGACAAATATTACAACATGGATAGATGAATATCATAAAGGCTCAAGATTCGGCCTAAATGGGAAAATCCTAATTAAAAAAACCTCAAAATATCAAGAAATTATTGTTATCGAAAATGAATATTATGGTAAAGCTTTAATGTTGGATGGCTGCTGGATGACATCATTAAAAGACGAGAAATATTATCATGAGTGTCTTGTGCATCCTGCATTAAGTAGCATTGACGAGAAATCTAATGTACTAATTATTGGCGGTGGTGACGGTGGTACTGTAAGAGAATGCGTTAAATATTCTCAAATATCAAAAATTGATCTAGTAGAAATTGATGAGGAGGTAATCAAAATATCTAAAAAATTTCTAAAAGAAATTGGAGGCGAAGCATGGAATGACAAAAGGTTAGAAATTCATGTTGATGATGGCGTTAAATGGGTAAAAAAAACAAGAGATAATGTTTACGATGTTATATTTATAGATTGTTCAGATCCCTCAGAATTTTCAAATTTATTATTTTCAGATTCTTTTTATAAAGAATGTAAAAGAATACTTTCACCAAGTGGGATATTAGCAACCCAAAGCGAATCTCCTGAATCCTTCCAAAACATTCACATAAATATTCTGAAAACAATAAAAAATATATTTAAAGTTTCTGAAACAATGTATTCCTTCGTGCCTATATATCCAAGCGGGATATGGAGTTGGACATTTGCTTCTTCAAAAAATCTAAATTTATCAAAGCAAAACTATGATGAAATCCTAAAAATAGAAAAAGGATGTGAAATTTGGAATTTAAATTTTCAAAATGCAGCATTCAAAATGATGCCAAATAAAATTGTAAAAGAACTAGATTCATAA
- a CDS encoding anthranilate synthase component I family protein produces the protein MKIEKLILEKWIDPALITHHLTKKFGDKGLAWLDSDGKENGEWSIIGIKPKKIIQSRDINNLDKTNNPFNNLKNIEKGFWIGWLSYEAGVYIEPKNPWRKSNMATLWIGSYDPIIKCNLIKKEIIIEGTNLSELINYKNIINNIKNIEEENIIKTNLNFDFSKINLDEMAEKFQKNILKLKKLISLGDIFQANLTTKCEIKSSKNYNPLDIYLKIRRKLRAPFGGIIINNDNYKEAVLSTSPERFIKIDNKNFVESRPIKGTRSRDKDLNQDALNAIDLITNEKDRAENIMIVDLIRNDLSKVCETGSIIVPEILKLESFLKVHHLTSVIRGKLKKDKNWIDLLKACWPGGSITGAPKLRSCQRLFELEECERGPYCGSFLKLDWNGEFDSNILIRSFLIKDKKINIYAGCGIVIDSNPEEETDELKWKLLPLIDSLK, from the coding sequence ATGAAAATAGAAAAATTAATTTTAGAAAAATGGATAGATCCAGCATTGATTACGCATCATCTAACAAAAAAATTTGGAGATAAAGGATTAGCTTGGCTAGACAGTGATGGAAAAGAAAATGGGGAATGGTCAATAATAGGAATTAAACCTAAAAAAATAATTCAATCAAGAGATATCAATAACTTAGACAAAACTAATAATCCATTTAATAATTTAAAAAATATTGAAAAAGGATTTTGGATCGGTTGGTTAAGTTATGAAGCTGGAGTTTACATAGAACCAAAAAACCCATGGAGAAAATCTAATATGGCAACTTTATGGATTGGATCATATGATCCAATCATCAAATGTAATCTAATAAAAAAAGAAATAATTATCGAAGGCACAAACTTATCTGAACTGATAAATTATAAAAACATAATCAATAATATAAAAAATATTGAAGAAGAAAATATTATTAAAACAAATTTGAATTTTGATTTTTCAAAAATAAATTTGGACGAAATGGCTGAAAAATTTCAGAAAAATATTTTAAAATTGAAAAAATTAATTTCCCTAGGGGATATATTTCAAGCAAACCTAACAACTAAATGCGAAATTAAGTCTTCCAAAAACTATAATCCTCTAGATATTTATTTGAAAATAAGAAGAAAATTAAGAGCTCCCTTCGGAGGAATAATAATAAATAATGATAATTATAAAGAGGCTGTATTATCTACATCACCAGAAAGATTTATAAAAATAGATAATAAGAATTTTGTAGAATCAAGACCTATCAAAGGAACTAGATCCAGAGATAAAGATTTAAATCAAGACGCACTTAATGCTATCGATTTAATAACAAACGAAAAAGATAGAGCCGAAAACATTATGATTGTCGACCTTATAAGAAATGATTTAAGTAAAGTTTGCGAAACAGGCAGTATTATTGTGCCGGAAATATTAAAACTTGAAAGTTTCTTAAAAGTTCATCATCTAACTTCAGTAATAAGGGGCAAATTAAAAAAAGACAAGAACTGGATTGATTTACTAAAAGCTTGTTGGCCTGGGGGCTCTATAACGGGAGCACCTAAATTAAGATCATGCCAGAGACTTTTTGAATTAGAAGAATGTGAACGCGGACCATACTGTGGGTCATTTTTAAAGCTTGATTGGAATGGAGAGTTTGACAGCAATATACTAATAAGATCATTTTTAATTAAAGATAAAAAAATCAATATATATGCTGGTTGCGGAATAGTTATTGATTCAAACCCTGAAGAGGAAACTGATGAACTGAAGTGGAAACTTTTACCATTAATTGATTCACTAAAATGA
- the queC gene encoding 7-cyano-7-deazaguanine synthase QueC, whose protein sequence is MNLKNKSIVVLLSGGIDSSTVTGIAKKTEAKIFGLSFDYGQRHKKELNSASIIAKHFNIEEFKIIKLDLSLWGGSSLTDTQKNIPKEGVQTNKIPNTYVPGRNTIFISVALSYAEAIDADFIGLGVNALDYSGYPDCRPDYIKKFQELADLANKRGRENNPIKLWTPLLDLNKEEIIKLAFANHVPLDKTWSCYSGNSKPCGECDSCRIRNAAYEKWLNNNNKK, encoded by the coding sequence ATGAATCTTAAAAATAAATCGATAGTAGTTTTATTATCTGGAGGTATAGATTCTTCTACAGTTACTGGTATCGCAAAAAAAACCGAAGCTAAAATTTTTGGCCTTTCATTTGACTACGGTCAACGTCATAAAAAAGAATTAAATTCTGCATCAATAATTGCAAAACACTTTAATATCGAAGAATTTAAAATCATTAAGCTTGACTTATCTTTATGGGGAGGCTCTTCATTAACTGATACTCAAAAAAATATTCCGAAGGAAGGAGTACAAACTAATAAAATTCCTAATACCTATGTTCCTGGGAGAAATACTATATTTATTTCCGTTGCACTAAGTTATGCCGAAGCAATAGATGCTGATTTTATAGGATTAGGAGTTAATGCACTAGATTATTCTGGTTATCCAGATTGCAGACCTGACTACATTAAAAAATTTCAAGAATTAGCAGATTTAGCCAATAAAAGAGGAAGAGAAAATAATCCAATAAAACTTTGGACACCACTATTAGATTTAAATAAAGAGGAAATTATTAAATTAGCTTTTGCTAATCATGTCCCTTTAGATAAAACATGGAGTTGTTATTCGGGTAATTCAAAACCATGCGGTGAGTGTGATAGCTGCAGAATTAGAAATGCCGCTTATGAAAAATGGCTTAATAACAATAATAAAAAATGA
- a CDS encoding 7-carboxy-7-deazaguanine synthase QueE, producing the protein MTNFLPLVEQFHSLQGEGYHAGKSAFFVRLAGCKVGCSWCDTKNSWDEKKHPSISIEKIIDDIKIAREKGASFCVITGGEPLQHNLDNFCKAIKKMTMGEEQKPMKIHIETSGVNSISGSYDWITLSPKRHSPPKNYFLKKCNEIKIIINELEDIEFAIQIKKETLKQYQLSNSEDGLKKEDKIFYLQPAWNNANGFSLAIDFVKKNPDWNLSLQTHKYLKIN; encoded by the coding sequence ATGACAAATTTTTTACCCCTAGTCGAACAATTTCATTCATTACAAGGTGAAGGTTATCACGCTGGAAAAAGTGCTTTTTTTGTAAGATTAGCAGGATGTAAAGTTGGATGTTCCTGGTGCGATACCAAGAATTCATGGGACGAGAAAAAACACCCTTCTATATCAATTGAAAAAATAATAGATGACATAAAAATTGCCAGAGAAAAAGGAGCATCTTTTTGCGTTATTACCGGTGGAGAACCTTTACAACATAACTTGGATAATTTTTGCAAAGCCATAAAAAAAATGACGATGGGAGAAGAACAAAAGCCAATGAAGATTCATATTGAGACAAGTGGAGTTAATTCGATATCAGGAAGCTATGACTGGATTACTTTATCTCCTAAAAGACACTCACCTCCAAAAAATTATTTTTTAAAAAAATGTAATGAAATCAAAATAATCATAAATGAATTAGAAGATATTGAATTTGCTATTCAAATAAAAAAAGAAACTTTAAAACAATATCAACTCTCTAATAGCGAAGATGGCTTAAAAAAAGAAGATAAAATTTTTTATTTACAGCCAGCATGGAACAATGCGAATGGGTTTTCTCTTGCTATTGATTTTGTAAAAAAAAATCCAGATTGGAACTTGAGCCTTCAAACTCACAAATACTTAAAAATTAATTGA
- the speB gene encoding agmatinase yields MTKNLFDNENAIYMGAKRSPENCSIGIFGVNYDGTCSFKPGARFGPEAIRQVSSCLETYCPKIKKDLEDIMYVDFGSILIDKNDSKSVIESVKSATNYLISKRLIPIMLGGEHSITRGAIEALVKKYPDLILVQLDAHADLRESYIGNEHSHACTMKRCLEVLPEKKVLQVGIRSGTKEEFEIMHNNNQLVNFYPGGNAHELKEALLPYAKSPIYLTIDLDWFDPSLLAGTGTPEPGGFFWNDFEEILNTLKDLRIVASDIVELSPEIDKSGVSSIVAAKVLRSLILSLKNMQ; encoded by the coding sequence ATGACAAAAAATTTATTTGATAATGAAAATGCAATTTATATGGGAGCAAAAAGAAGTCCTGAGAATTGCTCAATTGGTATATTTGGAGTTAATTATGACGGGACATGTTCGTTTAAACCAGGAGCAAGATTTGGTCCAGAAGCAATAAGACAAGTCAGTTCTTGTTTAGAAACATATTGTCCAAAAATAAAAAAGGACTTAGAGGATATTATGTATGTTGATTTTGGATCAATACTAATTGATAAAAATGACTCAAAGTCCGTTATTGAATCGGTTAAATCAGCAACAAATTATTTAATTAGTAAACGCCTTATTCCTATTATGCTTGGAGGCGAGCACTCTATTACAAGAGGTGCTATTGAAGCATTAGTAAAAAAATATCCAGATTTGATATTGGTTCAACTTGATGCTCATGCAGATTTAAGAGAATCATATATAGGGAATGAACATAGTCATGCTTGTACCATGAAAAGATGCTTAGAAGTGCTACCTGAAAAAAAAGTTTTGCAAGTAGGAATTAGAAGTGGGACTAAAGAAGAATTTGAAATTATGCATAACAACAACCAATTAGTAAACTTTTATCCAGGCGGAAATGCACATGAGTTAAAAGAAGCTCTTCTGCCATACGCTAAGTCTCCAATCTATTTAACAATAGATTTAGATTGGTTTGATCCCAGTTTATTAGCAGGGACGGGCACTCCAGAACCGGGAGGATTTTTTTGGAATGATTTTGAAGAAATACTGAACACTTTAAAAGACCTTAGAATTGTGGCTTCAGATATTGTGGAATTATCTCCAGAAATTGATAAAAGCGGAGTGAGCAGCATAGTTGCAGCCAAAGTACTTAGAAGCTTAATTTTGTCATTAAAAAATATGCAATAA
- a CDS encoding CTP synthase has protein sequence MSKFVFVTGGVVSSIGKGIVAASLGRLLKSRGYSVSILKLDPYLNVDPGTMSPFQHGEVFVTEDGAETDLDLGHYERFTDTAMTRLNSVTTGSIYQAVINKERRGSYNGGTVQVIPHITGEIRERIHRVAANSNADIIITEIGGTVGDIESLPFLEAIREFKNDVNRNDVAYIHVTLLPYIKTSGEIKTKPTQHSVKELRSIGIQPDLLVCRSDKAINEALKKKLSGFCGVSIDSVIEALDADSIYSVPLSLKKEGLCKETLKYLDLENKKCDLKNWEQLIHNLRNPGAPIKVALVGKYIELGDAYLSVVEALRHACIEQKALLDLHWVSAEMIEKNSAETYLNEVDAIVVPGGFGNRGVNGKISAIKFARENKIPFLGLCLGMQCAVIEWARNLANLPDASSSELDPNTPNPVIHLLPEQEDVVDLGGTMRLGVYPCRLTKNTTGKNLYNEDVIYERHRHRYEFNNYYKQSFLDSGYKISGTSPDGRLVELIELENHPYFLACQYHPEFLSRPGKPHPLFKGLIQASQDKLTQSN, from the coding sequence ATGTCAAAATTTGTATTTGTCACTGGAGGAGTAGTTTCTAGCATTGGTAAAGGAATTGTAGCTGCAAGCTTAGGAAGATTATTAAAATCTAGAGGATATAGTGTTTCAATATTAAAACTAGATCCATATCTAAATGTTGATCCAGGAACAATGAGCCCTTTCCAGCATGGAGAAGTATTTGTAACCGAAGATGGGGCTGAAACCGATCTAGATTTAGGTCACTATGAAAGATTTACTGATACTGCAATGACTAGGTTAAATAGTGTGACTACGGGATCTATCTATCAAGCAGTTATCAATAAAGAAAGAAGAGGCAGTTATAACGGTGGAACTGTGCAAGTAATACCTCACATAACGGGAGAAATACGAGAAAGAATTCATAGAGTAGCCGCCAATAGTAATGCAGATATTATAATTACTGAAATTGGTGGAACAGTTGGTGATATTGAATCTCTACCTTTTTTAGAGGCAATAAGAGAATTTAAAAATGATGTCAATAGGAACGATGTTGCATACATACACGTAACATTACTTCCTTACATCAAAACCTCTGGCGAAATAAAAACTAAACCAACACAACATTCAGTGAAAGAATTAAGGTCAATTGGAATTCAGCCAGATTTACTTGTATGCCGAAGTGATAAAGCTATCAATGAAGCTCTTAAAAAGAAGCTTAGTGGTTTTTGCGGTGTCAGTATCGACTCTGTAATTGAAGCTTTAGACGCAGACAGTATTTATTCTGTGCCTCTTTCTTTAAAAAAAGAAGGTTTATGCAAAGAAACCCTGAAGTATTTAGACCTTGAAAATAAAAAATGTGATTTGAAAAATTGGGAGCAACTTATTCACAACCTAAGAAATCCTGGAGCTCCAATCAAAGTTGCTTTAGTAGGTAAATATATTGAACTTGGAGATGCATATTTATCCGTTGTTGAAGCTTTAAGACATGCATGCATTGAACAAAAGGCTTTATTAGATTTACATTGGGTAAGTGCTGAAATGATAGAAAAAAATTCAGCAGAAACTTACTTAAATGAAGTTGATGCAATTGTGGTACCTGGGGGATTTGGAAATAGAGGAGTCAATGGAAAAATTTCGGCTATAAAATTTGCAAGAGAAAATAAAATTCCCTTTTTAGGTTTGTGCCTTGGTATGCAATGTGCAGTCATAGAATGGGCAAGGAATCTAGCTAATCTTCCAGATGCATCTAGCTCAGAACTAGACCCAAACACTCCAAATCCAGTTATACATTTATTACCAGAACAGGAAGATGTAGTTGATTTAGGTGGGACAATGAGACTTGGAGTTTATCCATGTAGATTGACAAAAAATACAACTGGAAAAAACTTATATAATGAAGATGTTATTTATGAGAGACATCGACATAGATACGAATTTAATAATTACTACAAACAAAGTTTTTTAGATTCTGGATACAAAATTAGTGGTACATCACCAGATGGCAGATTGGTTGAATTAATTGAGTTAGAAAATCATCCATACTTCTTAGCATGTCAATATCATCCTGAGTTTTTATCACGACCTGGTAAACCACATCCTTTATTTAAAGGTTTAATACAAGCCTCTCAAGATAAATTAACTCAATCAAATTAA
- a CDS encoding aminotransferase class IV, whose product MIKTLGWHKDQWLDIDRIFIAANNRGLKFADGIFETILIKENKPILIDEHLKRLEKSSKILNINLKINKLTLRQLIDDGIKKLSLKNDQFASVRINYSRGTNEGRTLKIDSTSETKDLDNLWLEFYRIKPNFNPISVCISQTEKINEFSLISKCKTFSYNQAIQVLTEANEKSFDDSILLNTSGELCCGSTFNLLIKRNNQWITPRKESGCLEGIMVSEALKLKIVKEELITPEFKNDDIIIAINSLSCRQINQVNDLNLKPKFDPIYFWDLLYS is encoded by the coding sequence ATGATTAAAACATTAGGCTGGCACAAGGATCAATGGTTGGATATTGATAGAATATTTATTGCTGCTAATAATAGAGGATTAAAATTTGCTGATGGTATATTTGAAACCATTTTGATAAAAGAAAACAAACCTATTCTTATTGATGAACATCTGAAAAGATTAGAAAAAAGTAGCAAGATTTTAAATATTAATCTCAAAATAAATAAATTAACATTGAGACAACTTATTGATGATGGAATTAAAAAGTTATCTCTTAAAAATGATCAATTTGCTTCAGTAAGAATAAACTATAGTCGAGGAACTAATGAAGGTCGAACACTAAAAATTGATAGCACTTCAGAGACAAAAGATTTAGATAATTTATGGCTTGAGTTCTATAGAATCAAACCAAATTTTAACCCAATAAGCGTTTGCATTAGTCAAACGGAAAAAATAAATGAATTCAGTCTTATAAGTAAATGCAAAACATTTTCATATAATCAGGCAATACAAGTTTTGACAGAAGCTAATGAAAAATCATTTGATGATTCTATCCTTTTAAATACGTCAGGTGAACTTTGTTGTGGAAGTACATTTAATCTTCTAATTAAAAGAAATAATCAATGGATAACTCCTAGAAAAGAGAGCGGCTGTTTAGAGGGGATTATGGTTTCTGAAGCTTTGAAATTGAAAATTGTAAAAGAAGAATTAATTACTCCAGAATTTAAAAATGATGACATAATCATTGCAATTAATAGCTTATCTTGCAGACAAATTAATCAAGTTAATGATTTAAACCTTAAACCTAAATTCGATCCAATTTACTTTTGGGATTTATTATATAGTTGA
- the mazG gene encoding nucleoside triphosphate pyrophosphohydrolase: MSSNNRYKLENNSDLETINSFKILISNIKALKDKTWGCPWQKIQSHVSLIPFLYEESNEFIDAIYEKNADNICEELGDLLLQIMLHAEIGYEEKEFTLNDVIKNLNKKIINRHPYIFNKKEKVSLKKSQQIWVNIKNLEKEATHMKSSISRNLNLKIKNLPPTVGTDKITNIVKEYGFKWESTDEIFKKLEEEINELKEAINSKNDSEIKNEFGDIYFTLLNLSNFLKINPESALQKTNIKFLDRFSIVEEHAGDNIKKQTPKDFQRLWQIAKQKLAGKIPKSK; this comes from the coding sequence ATGTCCTCAAACAATAGATATAAGTTGGAAAACAATTCTGATTTAGAAACTATAAATAGTTTTAAAATCTTAATATCTAATATCAAAGCATTAAAAGATAAAACTTGGGGCTGCCCATGGCAAAAAATACAATCTCATGTATCATTGATCCCATTTTTGTATGAAGAAAGTAATGAATTTATAGATGCGATATATGAAAAAAATGCAGATAACATATGTGAGGAGTTAGGAGATCTTTTACTACAAATAATGCTTCATGCTGAAATCGGTTACGAAGAAAAAGAATTTACACTAAATGATGTTATAAAAAATCTAAACAAGAAAATTATTAATAGACATCCATATATTTTTAACAAAAAAGAAAAAGTATCATTAAAAAAATCACAACAGATTTGGGTAAATATAAAAAATTTAGAAAAAGAAGCAACTCATATGAAATCTTCAATTAGTAGAAATTTAAATTTGAAAATTAAAAATTTACCGCCAACTGTTGGAACAGATAAAATCACAAATATTGTTAAAGAATATGGTTTCAAATGGGAAAGTACTGATGAGATTTTTAAAAAGTTAGAAGAAGAGATTAATGAATTAAAGGAAGCAATTAATAGTAAAAATGATTCAGAGATAAAAAATGAATTTGGGGATATTTACTTTACCCTTCTTAATCTCTCAAACTTTTTAAAGATTAATCCTGAATCAGCTCTTCAAAAAACTAATATAAAATTTTTAGACAGATTTTCAATCGTCGAAGAGCATGCAGGAGATAATATTAAAAAACAAACTCCTAAAGACTTTCAACGGCTTTGGCAAATAGCCAAACAAAAACTGGCGGGAAAAATTCCAAAAAGCAAATGA